The Apus apus isolate bApuApu2 chromosome 1, bApuApu2.pri.cur, whole genome shotgun sequence nucleotide sequence ATGACAAGTGAAAGGAATGTTATTTTAGGTCTGAACCCTACTTACAAACTCTATCTTGAAAACACTTCTCTCCAGAATATTATTGAGTAGAACTGCCACAAAAGATGCAGACAAAGCTGTTGATAGGTCTCAGAATCTCCAGATTTTGGTCTAAAGATGACAGGAACTCCTATTTGATTTccacaaagctggtgaagaagGAGACATCATGTGCAAGCACTTTAATGCATTACTACCTTGAGTCAATAAAAGTCTGGAATGCATCTCTCCCTCTAGGCTTTCTCCCTTCGGAGAACATCTGTCCCATTTCCTTTGTTCCCAAAGTCTTCTTTTGATTTGTCCCCAAGTCCTTTCCTGGTTAAACTGTATTACTGTCAGTGCTGCAGATGGGAACATTGTGTATTTGTCTGCACAAAGCAATGAGGTACATTCTTACTCTTACATACACCAACAGGTTAGTCAGTCATAGTTCAGCTGAAGTTCATTTTGTGCACTTGATCAACATACGTTTTGCAAAGTTATGGTGCTAGTAACTGTATCAGGGCATTTTTATCCCTAAACTCTATGTAGTAATAGGATATATGGCTTATTGGAATACAACTAAATAATATACAGAGAAGCTGAAGTGTGCTCACTCAAAATCTGAGTCTGTGAGGTTCAGACTGCTTCCTGGTTTTCCATTGTTTTCATATTCTCTGTCTTGAGTGAAACTAATTGATGCAAAATATTTGAACCTATGGCTACTCTATATATTAATCCAAATTATTTCTGCGCAAAAATTGGGGTTTAGATGAGCTTTTAGATGTTCACAGGCAGTCCAGGATCATACTGTTTAATATTGCTATTTTGACATGAGAACATTTTCTTCAATAATTGTactttatatttatatatatatatacacacacacaaacacaaatacaaattGATATAGGTatttcacaaaattaaaatctttcctATCCAGAAATAATAAGacaaaaattattctatttGCTGAACATTATATAGTTAAGCTAAAAGTTTCAGAGATTAGAATATAGCAAACTCTTTGATCATGCTTGGGATCTAGATCTCAGGTGTGTTAGTTCATTTAACTCATATGGTGTACATGGAAAGCCTAATTTAAAAATCCCAACCACTTGTCCAGTCTGGATGCAATCTagttttatttgtcttttacaACTAGAATTTATGAGCACTAGTGTGATTGATTTCAACAGCTGGTTCTCCATGAAGATAGCAAAGCCATCAGTAGATGGGGGCTGATCTCAGAACATATGTTTGATCAGGTGAGAAACTCAGGATTCAATAGTTTTATGGTAGTGTTGTGGTAGAAGGCTGTAAAGGATGTACTGGGGTAGATAAACAATATTATTACACATGTGGAAATCAAGACATAGTTGCAAAGTAACTTGCAAAGGTCAGACAACTACAGTGGATTCTCACAGTTCAGGTGATTACAGTAAACcactttgtttctttgcaaatgCAGGCCCCATTGCAATAAGTCTGGCAAGTCTGCACAACTCTTTTTATGAGGGGTTATATGATGCAAGAAAATTGTTACATCTCTATTTTTATCCTGAAGTTGTCATATAGCCAAATCAACAGAATATATAACTCAGTAAATTTCACTGGTTTGACTAATTATGTtgagtggaaaagaaaaaataaggctCATACATCCACAAAAGGATCTGCCAAATTTGTAGGATTTTTCTAAATCAGGATTTtaactaacatttttttatttatatacttaATTTTTCATAATACTTAATGCATCCATGGATGAATGAATCTAAACCAACCCTTCTGTTAttcaaatattctgaaaaaaaattacaaaacctCTGCCAACATATTCACAAGTAGCATGTGAACTTAGACTGCAGAATTCTTAGATaataagacttttaaaaataactagtGTTCTTACAACAGAGCCTGCACAGCTACATTTGGTTTGGATTTATGCTGGTATAACTTACAATTTTATGGTCAAATGACTTGCATCTCTTTTGATGCTTCACAGCAAATTTTCATTGGTCACacagaatatatatttatttttttttatcacaaaTCTAATTTAACTTGAAATAGAGgtggaaaaagcatttttttagtACATATTCTTGCTAATGATGTAGAGGCAGTGTGCATGCATATGCACAtacaacaaaacatttaaaacactgaGATAAAAGTGAATAAGTAAGTTGGAGTTTCATGAATTTTTTACACATCATTATAGGTGCCAGATAAAAGGAAGCTCAGGCACTAAACATCAGAACATATATGACCTCTAGCGGGAGAATATGAATaactggaagagaagcagctgtaAGTGGAAGTAAACAGTAACATTTCCTGTTCCCTCTTAATTTTTCCTAGACAGAGATTGGGACAGCACTACCTTCTATAATTCAAGAGAGTTATTCTTCTGCACCATTGACAGAAGAACCTGAAGAGGAAGCATCAACACCAAAACTAATTGATGGGTCTTCAGCACAGGGGTCTGGGGTTCTTGGGCCCCAAACTCAAGACGGTTTGTAGGAAAGAGAAACTAGTTTTGCATGTGTAGCTCTGAGTTTCAGTGAGCCCTCTTTGTTTGCTTATGAATGTCTACCTGTCTTACTGAAGAGGAGGTACATAATTTCTGTGCCTCTCACTGCAGAGAGGTATACCATGCCTATTTTAATGCTCTGAAGTCAAAAAGGTGCCTAGTCAAAATGTTTCTACACTATTTTACTATGAATACTGAATGAAGACTTTtttcaaacagtattttattaacaCTTAAATGCTTACAACATTCAGAAAATTTGCTAATGGCTGGCAAATGCTACCAGTACTTTTTATTGACTTAGATTTCTATATCTCTGCCAAGTAcctttattttataattattagttacatttttttcaataaatgtgTTCATCCAAAATATAATGAGAATGTTGAGCAGGTTTTGACCATGAAAACTAGAAACTAAGAAATTCAAGGAAATCAAACTAATTTTGAATTAAGttgattttctgttcttctgacTAGTAAGCTAGTGACTATAGTGAAATAAGAACATTCTACATCTCACAGAGGaattaaaattgtaaaatataATCTATCCCTCTCCAACACATTATGATACCACTAGTTGGTATTTGTTAGCAGCTACTCTAATCTCTTTTAGTTGAAGCTCACTGGTTATCCATTGCTGTGATGGGCCTTTGTGTCATATCGTGATCAATATACAGATCAACATACAACAGGAAAAGCCTATTTTTTACTATGCCTAACCCTGTAACTGAGTATCAAAGaagacaaattaaattaaaacagaaaaaaaaaaaagtttcaagctTCCAAAATTGTGTATTCAGTTACAAGAAATTAATCATTCTTAGTCTTGTTTTTATACACATTACTAGTGACCCTTgaccaggcaaaaaaaaataggctgatgtcaaaagaaataaaaatagaaatgagaAGCTCCCAAGAGAGTTCTGAAAAAACTCCATACGGTTTCCTTCAATTTTGAAAGCTGCAGAATGTTACACAACATTTCACATAAATATTACATATTATGAATTCTGTAGATGTGAACGTTTTTGAGCACTGAATGCAAATCAAATAGTGCATCAAATAAAGATATGCATGGCAGGCTCACAATTGTAACATATCAAATCAGATTTTcattgtgggtttgttgtttggttttttttcagcaacatATTTTCCTGTCAGatgttgctgctgttcttgGCTTGGTACTGGATAGAAGACTGCAAGGGTCAGGAACAGCGAGTCAAGTTCATTTTTCTTGTTGATATATTTTTGAATTCTTCCCATACCTCTGTCCTTTTTCAGTCTACACCAGCCAGAGGTGACAAATACTACTCCTCCAAGAGCAAAAATAAGACAGAAGGGGAAACTGTTTTCCTGTACTATGTTgcaatattttgaaaacatgcCAGCAATCCTGAACTTTACATTCCTTTAGGCCTAGATTTGCTGGAATAGTTCGAGATGTGACaattcattttttccctgtgtcaGACTTGCTCCCTTTAGCTAATTTAAAACTGCTTGTGGAAGAAGCTAGGAAATTATAAAAAGGGTCTCATCTTGCCAGTTTTGTTACTCTCGTATGGGCAACTAGAGATCTCAAATAAAAGAGTACTCTGATCACTGATTCTGTAATCTTGCCTGAAAAGACACAACATATGTAGCCTGCCTTTCAGTTATTTACTGTTATCTGTTGGTAACTGGCACAGAATAAGGCAAATCATCCTGCAGCTACAATTGATGCAGTTTAATGATGGAGATGAAAGGATTTGATTTTCCTTAACTTCTGGTGGTaaccaaatattttattcacatGGTCTTCAAGATACTCTAACTCAAGCTGATAAAGAAATTTGTCTTGCCAAATTtctgagtaaaaaaaatgtagttaaagAATATGCAACGGAAAATTAGGTACTTCTCCATAGCTCTGTAGGTaaacactgatttattttaaaattatttagaagtACTATTTACAGAAccaaacttcagaaataataaCAAGTTTCAGTCCTCAGCTGTTATTACTCCATCTAGATGGAAGTGCACACTAGTTAGCTAAGGGCAGATTGATCTTTGGCTGTCATCTAATTTACTGTTCTTACAGTCTGAGAAACACTGTATCAGAAAGTAAGTTAAATGACCTTCTAGTAggcacacacagaaaagaagtttttaagCAGAATTTTGTAACTTTGTAGTTGCAATGATATGATGTGGTGTTCAAAACAGCACAGTAGTGAACTTTATCATCAACAAAATCTTATCACTGTGTGTTTTGGTGAGCATTTAATTGTAAtttaccttttattttgttttgtttcaggtttgtgttttgattttgttttgttttgtgtttttcttttttttgcaattaactgtttcattttaaattatttgacaGGTCTTCCCACTTGCCTTTTGTGTACATGCCTGGGGACCACAGTCTACTGTGATGATCATGAACTTGATGCTGTTCCACCATTGCCCAAGAAAACCACATATTTCTATTCACGCTACAACAGGATCAGGAAGATCAACAGAAATGACTTTGCTAACTTAAGTATGGAAGTTGCAATTAGCAATAATTTCTTTGATGTCTGGCTTATACTGATGTAAGACAGTGTGAttcattttctgtaatgtttcGTAATGCTTGATGATGGTAAGGTTATGCACAGAACTGCACATATGGAAAAGTGTTTGCTAGTTCTGAATGTGAACACTAAAACTCAGATTCTCTGGCAATTTTTTGAATTATTAGAAATAACCTTTatctatctttttttctgttatttgtaaTCAGCTTtagaaaggtagaaaaaaaattccaaatctCAGGAAAAACTTGTGGCATATAAGAACATACTCTTTTCCTAAACAAGACAAGTTGTCAGGTAGACACACTTTCATatatttggaaattatttgtCTGAAAGGAACTCTACATTTTACCTTCAAAGTGTATGCTCAATAGTTTACTCTAGAATTATCTAGGAAAATGTTCAGTAAATAAAAACTGCTAACCCCAAACCACTTGTGGCTTAAAACTGGCCAAAATGGTGATTCAGGGAGCTtatattttcccatttcctaCTTTAGATTCTTAAAGACACCTGATTTTTCAGGAAGTATTAAGCCTATCCTGTTTAGGGAGATTGACTGCCATACATTCACCAGCCTGAATATCAAGTCATACCTTGGTTTCTgttttagatttaattttacaTAGCTAATGTTTATTGACTTCATTATGAGAAGTGTGGAATCAGTGCCAAAAAAGGCTactaaaataattcagaggAAACCAAAGATCCTTTAATGAAAAAACTATAATGGTTTGGCTTGCTCAAACCAAGATGAAGGTTGGGAAGGAACACAACtggtatataaaaaaatctaaggGAATGAATACTAAGAACAGAGGAAGCTTATTTAGGCCAAAAAATAATGCTcgtaaaagaataaaataaacaatcttaaaaagaatattaaaaacattctaGGTGGAAAACAAGTAAGTTACAgaataatgcatttaaaataaatgcataataATGCACTGATATTTAGACATTGTTCTTTTTGCCAAAAATAAGTTTCGTTTTCTCTTTTTGATTGTAAAAAGTGTTTAAgtgcattttagaaaaaatcAATATATCACTTTTTTTTACATGTAGGAGAACATTGAAAATAAAGAACCATGTGGAATAAGGTGGCACATTGTATGTTTGTTTCccttaaaatgttatttatccAAAAGGTAACAACTCAAAAGATACCCAGAACACAAATTTTAAAACcttatatttaaaatctttcaCTGAAAGATGCATGAAGAATAACATAGGCAATTCTAGATAGGATGAGAAGGAAGTGGATGTCCCCATTCTTAGGAGAACTGTtcaaataaagattatttttttatatagctGTCACATAATGGGTCAGGAATAGAGCTGATTCAAGACActtcaacttttctttttaaaaactttcaggaaatattttcttacatgcTTTTTGTATCTTATTTCTCTGCCAGACAATTTAAAGAGGATTGATTTGACTGCAAACTTTATATCAGAGATCCATGAAGATGCCTTTCGTAGATTGCCCCAactggaggagctggtgctcCGTGACAATAGGATAAGGCAACTCCCTGAGCTACCATCTACCTTAACATTCATCGATGTTAGTAAGAACAGGCTGGGTCGCAAGGGAATACGTAATGAGGCATTTAAAGTAAGTCTGGGTTTGGTGGGAAAAAATCTTCTTCTCTCCAAAGGATGTGGTCACAAGAGCATCCTAAGTGGCCCTCTACTGTAGTAAAGCCATTAAGATGATAAGCACAATGACTGTGCTGGGCAATCTATAAAGATGGGGCTAGATGTATGAGCACTATCAACTGGGTGTGAGAAACCTTATTATTCTTCATTACCAAGACCCACATAAGACCTGCAATGGCACACTATGTTTGTATCTGTGAATCAACTACTCATGTGACTAGCAAGACTCCAGAAAGCTGCTTGTTCCCTTACAAGTGGGCAAGAGGGAAAGGCAAGGTATGGATGCCACTGCTTCCAACTTATGCTGCCATGTATCTACATGTGCACTTCCTAGAGTATTCATAAAACATATATACTCCCAGGCACCTTGAAAAGCAGGGAAATTGCAACCTCTGAGTGACTTTCCTTCCTCATTTGAGGATATTTGAGAATATTGCTGGGGAGAAGCAACAATGTAATGCTACTAATTGAATTTGAAAGCTGAAGTCATTATAGAATATAGGCTAGCTTCATATGTTAGACCTGGCTCATATGCCCTATTCAGTTTCATCTAAGAAGACAGTTGTAACCAGCCATCTCTGAATTTCTCCTTTGGAAGAAAACTTCCTAATGAAGCAATCAACAACAGTTACTGAATCAGATATTTTATCCTAGCAGGTGTTTGGAATGGGAATGATTAGCAAAAAACAGTTCCCCAAATTGAGACTCTGGCCTAAcattcttttcttctgcactttCCTGATTTTAGCCATGAAGGAGTCTCAGTGTTATCTTCTGTATTTGCCAAGAATATTCACCCTGATATCTCGGAGTTTTGTCAGTAGGAATTAAACTAGGACACTGCACTCAAAGAAGTACCTCAATACCATCAGAACTTGTGTGTGTAGAAAGGGTGCAAAGAGTATGCTACTGACCCTTACTCACCTATACCAAGTTTATATCTTACTATTGTTATAATTACCAGATGAAGCTGCTTCTTCCACTAAGTCAAGGATGAAAATTATCTACTATCTGAAATGGAAtgagcaatttatttttagctcAGACATTTCTTATGCAGTAATAAGCTGCTTCAGCACCAATACACTTCTACAAAATTGCATAAATTTGACACAAAAGCAAGAAATCAGACAGAATAGGAAGCCCTTCAGTGTAATGACTGAGTAaggcagcattttttctttagaaCAATAGCATAGACATTACATCTCTAATTATTATGTCTTCAGacacttcaattttttttttctgttattttaatccAAACACCTCATCTTTAACAGTAGCGTTTCTCAGCCTATGCAAATGGAAGTTCATGAGTGTCtgaatttctgccttttcagacATACCATGTTGAAACAAAATGTGTAAGTATCCAGTGGTCCTTATTGCAGTGATAGATTTAAAACTTACTTGATACAGATTTTCAAAAACTTCTGTAATTTTCCCCtaccttttttcttcattttttaggATCTGCATGAACTGCAACATCTTTACATCACTGACAATAACTTGGATCACATTCCATTGCCACTTCCTGAAAGCCTCCAAGCTCTTCATCTTCAGGTAGGCTACAAAAGTAATGACTCTAAATATCATGTTCAAACAGTAAATAAATCTGGAAAGGGTAACTaatatggttttttttttcttctctttatccAAAAGTGTAGTTACTTAACTAAACAAACAATTGGAAACACACAATTGACTACTGAATACAGTAtttgaaagaagtaaaatttaGCTCAGCTAAGCATTAATTACTTGAATTTGTAATACCATATTTTTCAAACATAAATATCTAAATTTATTGTTAGTACAGATTAAAGTTAGGTTCACAGCTGTCAAGAGCAACATTAGTCTTAGACACTCAAAGCCAGAAATCCCTCACAACTGCTCATACAAATATTACAACAGGAATGCTTTTAGATACCCAAAGGAAGGTACTTTACATATTGGTTGTTTCTATACCAGTGCATTTCTTTCTCCTAATAAATATCATTTCTAGTTGCTAAGATTTATTCAGCCAGACTTTTCCATTTTATGGTGTTGGAACATCCCATCCATCATCTTTCTGTATaactatttttttgtatttgattttaCCTTTCAAACTTCTTTGTTTTAACCTTTTCTATCTCTGCTTCTTTCCCTTTATCTCCTCTTGTACTAATGCCCAGTTTTGATTACCATAAGATGTTTATTACataatacagcaaaaaaaaccttttaaataagAGTCCTGGTGTACTGTACATATTTTGACTTCCGtctttcaataaataaatttctaCAAATATTCTGTCTGcaagctgaatattttttttcacctcctcATGCCAGTAAATAATTCAGTGCTATGTGCTACAGGCCAAAGCTAGTGAGCTGGATTTTCATCAGTTTCTTGCTACCAAGGgaatggagaagggaagaactTTCAAACAGCTCTTGCTTTAGGAGATGACCTTTTTAGTCTCAATTTCTAACTCTATTGTAGTCTAGCAATTAGTAGTTGAAAATTGTTCACTTAAAGAGCAGAAGTTCATTGAAGGTAAAGTATGTAAGAGGAATTCACACCTAAGGAATAAAAACTAAACCATGCAATTTTCCCTGTACATATACACATGTGAATTAAACTCCTGTGAGGGGGACCAGAGGAAACAAATTTGTCACAGATCAAATTGCAGATTTGTGCCTTTGCAGGTTGAGGTGAATTAAGAAGCTGTCAGGTTGATaattatgattctatgatatttggACTGGCCTATGCTGGTTccaatttgttttaatatggCTCTTGATTTTGATCCCGGAAACAAAAATGCTCTATACTTCTACCAGGCCCTGCCTGCAAAGCCTGTTTCTGCTACATGGTTTGAGTTACTCAGTTTTGAAGCCTTGCACTGGCCAAGAAATTTTCCCCTTCTTGGCACTATTGACAACTTGCAGCCACAATCTGGTTCCTTGCGTTCAAACAAGCATCTCTCTTGGTACTGAAAATACATCCATAAACTTTTCTTCAAAGagtaaaaaattacttccaaaCAACTATTCTgactcttttttcttcttctttttttttttttttaaatagaacaaCAACATTCAAGAAATGCATGAAGACACTTTCTGCAGAATGAAAGATTTTACTTATGTACGCAGGGCTCTTGAAGACATCAGACTGGATGGTAATCCCATCAACCTGAGCAAAACACCTTATGCATATATGTGTCTACCCCGTTTGCCAGTTGGTAACCTCATCTAATCTTTGACAGAAGCCAATACTGTTGTATGCTGTAAGAACCTCTAAAGACACATTATTAGGTCACTGCTAAACTAAGCAAGATGCATTTTTTCAAATCTCATTAATTTGGGAAATATTTCTACTAATAATGAAATTGTTTACTGAGATAcaaaaataatatgaaagacTAAACATCAACTTCATTATCTACCCAGCTGTAAGTTGTATAGTGAtatcaagaaaaatattgtacTACAAAAACTGGGGGCAATAAATGTTAAATGTAAATGTGAAATTTTATGATTAATTATTCAGATCTAGTGTATGAATTCAaggttaaataattttatataataaaaCTTTGCTACAGCatagtaaataaaatatgtgtACATAATTGAATATTCATCCCCTTTTCgtgtctttaaatatttttctctcagtcACATACATTATTCTACTTCTTTCCTTAAATGCCCCTTCATTGCGGAAAAGTACTAGCAGTATTCCAAAAGGCATGTTTTCTTtagcaaacaaaatgtttccttgaattaataattaaatacagAGATTAGACTTGTATCAAATTACCCCAAGAAGagtacataaaatatttatttatatctttGCAGTAGTAACTTGTTTTTGTAATGCTGATGAGACCCAAAGCTTTTATAAATTTGCCTGTCAGATT carries:
- the EPYC gene encoding epiphycan gives rise to the protein MQTFVNIFLGFLIFKSVGAAPITDTIIYDSEFYDIPLGELPHPFVYDENEQSAQLETEIGTALPSIIQESYSSAPLTEEPEEEASTPKLIDGSSAQGSGVLGPQTQDGLPTCLLCTCLGTTVYCDDHELDAVPPLPKKTTYFYSRYNRIRKINRNDFANLNNLKRIDLTANFISEIHEDAFRRLPQLEELVLRDNRIRQLPELPSTLTFIDVSKNRLGRKGIRNEAFKDLHELQHLYITDNNLDHIPLPLPESLQALHLQNNNIQEMHEDTFCRMKDFTYVRRALEDIRLDGNPINLSKTPYAYMCLPRLPVGNLI